The [Limnothrix rosea] IAM M-220 genome window below encodes:
- a CDS encoding SDR family NAD(P)-dependent oxidoreductase, giving the protein MKRIAIIGATSAIAENCARLWVQVEPANLVLVGRSEERLARVANDLKVRSPESEIQILESDFLDAAAVKSTVESLWSAAPVDIVLIAHGYLPTQSDCQENLAECRNALEINAISPVLFAEAFADQMEKVNQGAIAIIGSVAGDRGRKSNYVYGSAKGLVDRYAQGLQHRFAGTNLRVTLVKPGPTDTPMTAHLKAEGAKLASVETVAAQIVNAIAKGSPVVYSPTKWQLIMAIIRNLPAPIFNKLNI; this is encoded by the coding sequence ATGAAACGAATCGCTATTATTGGTGCGACATCGGCGATCGCCGAAAACTGTGCCCGACTATGGGTGCAAGTAGAACCGGCAAATTTAGTATTAGTCGGTCGTAGTGAGGAACGCCTAGCGCGGGTCGCCAATGACCTAAAGGTACGCAGTCCCGAATCTGAGATTCAGATCTTAGAAAGTGATTTCCTTGATGCGGCAGCCGTTAAGAGTACTGTCGAAAGTCTTTGGAGCGCAGCACCTGTCGATATTGTTTTAATTGCCCATGGCTATCTCCCGACCCAAAGTGATTGCCAAGAAAATCTTGCAGAATGCCGTAATGCTCTGGAGATTAATGCGATTTCCCCTGTTCTCTTCGCCGAGGCTTTTGCTGACCAAATGGAAAAAGTCAATCAAGGGGCGATCGCCATTATTGGCTCTGTTGCTGGCGATCGAGGCAGAAAATCAAATTATGTTTATGGCTCAGCAAAAGGACTAGTAGACCGCTATGCCCAAGGTTTACAACATCGTTTTGCCGGTACAAATCTAAGGGTTACGCTGGTTAAACCGGGGCCAACAGATACACCGATGACTGCTCATCTAAAGGCTGAAGGCGCAAAACTCGCTTCTGTAGAAACGGTTGCGGCGCAAATAGTCAACGCTATAGCCAAAGGTTCTCCAGTCGTTTATTCTCCGACAAAATGGCAATTAATTATGGCGATTATTCGTAATTTGCCAGCACCAATTTTCAACAAATTAAATATTTAA
- a CDS encoding FAD-binding oxidoreductase: protein MESVSSWGLLSADPHQVIRLSAPDKVSHDLQNTGQKGIAYGNGRSYGDICLNPHRTLWQTRGLNRFVHFDTQTGILICEPGLLLKEIQQLAVPRGWILPVTPGTQYATLGGAIANDVHGKNHHAAGTLGEHVRRLKMVRTDGEIIECSPSLEPKLFAATVGGFGLTGVMIEVEIQLLAVDGPWFNTETIPYDSLDEFFELADQSEADWDYTVSWIDCLSGSKSRGIFIRGNHAKNIERSLPQPRKLSMPFVPPVSLVNQLTLKPFNFAYYNLQKQKQGQAITHYEPFFYPLDNILKWNRMYGSQGFFQYQSVVPPQYQRDATAAMLDEIKSFGEGSFLAVLKTFGDRPAVGMMSFPQGGVTLALDFPNKGDRTHALFKRLDNIVHEAGGRIYLAKDARLTRELFERSYPNLSEFLTYRDVGISSALSRRLIGS from the coding sequence ATGGAATCAGTTTCTTCTTGGGGTCTGTTAAGCGCCGATCCCCATCAAGTCATTCGGTTGTCTGCTCCGGATAAAGTTAGCCATGATTTGCAGAATACTGGGCAAAAAGGTATTGCCTACGGTAATGGCCGTAGCTATGGTGATATTTGTCTGAATCCCCACCGAACATTATGGCAAACAAGGGGGCTCAATCGTTTTGTTCATTTTGATACTCAAACAGGGATTTTGATCTGTGAGCCGGGTCTGTTGTTAAAGGAGATTCAGCAGTTAGCAGTTCCTCGGGGCTGGATTTTGCCAGTTACGCCGGGGACTCAATATGCAACGCTTGGTGGGGCGATCGCCAACGATGTCCATGGCAAAAATCACCATGCGGCGGGTACTCTCGGGGAACATGTACGCCGTTTGAAAATGGTGCGTACAGATGGAGAGATTATTGAATGTAGCCCTAGCCTAGAACCAAAACTTTTTGCTGCAACAGTCGGAGGCTTTGGTCTGACGGGTGTGATGATCGAAGTAGAAATTCAGCTTTTGGCCGTTGATGGCCCTTGGTTTAATACTGAAACGATTCCCTATGATAGTCTGGATGAATTTTTTGAACTCGCAGACCAATCTGAAGCGGATTGGGACTACACAGTGTCTTGGATTGATTGTTTGTCCGGCAGTAAAAGTCGTGGCATTTTTATTCGCGGTAATCATGCCAAAAATATTGAGCGATCTTTACCTCAACCCCGCAAGTTGAGCATGCCCTTTGTGCCGCCTGTTTCTTTGGTCAATCAACTCACGCTTAAACCTTTTAATTTCGCCTATTACAATCTGCAAAAACAAAAGCAAGGGCAAGCTATTACTCACTATGAACCTTTTTTTTATCCCCTCGATAATATTTTGAAATGGAATCGGATGTATGGTTCTCAGGGATTTTTCCAGTACCAAAGTGTTGTGCCGCCTCAGTACCAGCGGGATGCCACTGCCGCCATGCTCGACGAAATTAAGTCTTTTGGGGAAGGGTCTTTTCTCGCTGTTTTAAAAACTTTTGGCGATCGCCCAGCCGTCGGTATGATGAGTTTTCCCCAAGGGGGAGTAACCCTCGCCCTAGATTTTCCAAATAAAGGCGATCGCACCCATGCACTGTTTAAACGTCTCGACAATATTGTCCATGAAGCGGGTGGCCGAATTTACCTAGCGAAAGATGCTCGCTTAACGCGGGAGCTATTTGAGCGAAGTTATCCAAATTTGTCAGAATTTCTCACATATCGAGATGTGGGTATCAGTTCAGCTTTATCACGCCGACTAATCGGGAGTTAA
- a CDS encoding DUF3750 domain-containing protein, which produces MAIATWTDQTAITLATILKASPERYPHNYLYRYVPGPNSNTYVRWILHQAEIDFPVIPKAIGQDYRRIFWH; this is translated from the coding sequence GTGGCGATCGCCACCTGGACAGACCAAACTGCCATAACCCTCGCAACTATCCTTAAAGCCAGCCCCGAAAGATATCCCCACAACTACCTCTATCGCTATGTGCCGGGGCCCAATAGCAATACCTATGTCCGCTGGATTCTCCATCAGGCTGAAATCGATTTTCCCGTCATTCCGAAGGCGATCGGGCAAGATTATCGACGAATTTTTTGGCATTAA
- a CDS encoding UbiA family prenyltransferase yields MRPLVVDLDGTLIRTDLLYESANHHIAKSPFQIFNLIAWASKSKAYLKSALAAKYNIHVESLPYNEDLLRWLRSEKAESGRTIVLATASHHKLVEAIAEHLQIFDAVFATNDNLNLKGTKKRNLLVEKFGEKGFDYIGDCEADLPVWQSAEEAYIVSSSESFIKKVQQQCNVIDVFQSRQKSYLASLAKALRPYQWVKNVLLFLPLLGSHLYGDLSLVIAVAMAFAMFSLTASSVYLLNDLIDVNDDRHHHRKRKRPFASGAISLLDGWLIWPCLLGIAFLLAFLLLPPAFMLALGAYYSLTLTYSLFLKRRPLVDVISLAALYTLRIIAGAAATGIVPSFWLLAFSMFVFLSLAFVKRFSELYAAKKKNKGKKLRGRGYSQDDLELVSTMGITSAYMSILVLALYIQDPNTINTYASPKLIWFACPLMLYWVSRIWLITHRGHMHDDPIVFALKDKASWVTLFSFLAVFGVARFGGNQLILGLSMVGVLVAIATVVYLSGHLLRKANRNSAGFQIAALYGLFAIIATTANIGTQALVITIYTGSYAVTLSILAGTAVGLPIKYILDKLYIFKFKAKNLAHDSNLFFLYAFMSLFTTALFWGTEYLFHWLFHTDAMRYLGGVIGLMAGYTLKYSLDKRFVFVDKSPASQEK; encoded by the coding sequence ATGAGACCTCTCGTTGTTGATTTAGATGGCACATTAATTAGGACTGATTTACTCTATGAGTCAGCTAATCATCACATCGCAAAATCTCCTTTTCAAATTTTCAATCTCATTGCTTGGGCGAGCAAAAGCAAAGCCTATTTAAAGTCAGCTTTAGCGGCAAAATACAACATTCACGTCGAATCACTGCCCTATAACGAAGACTTACTGAGATGGCTACGAAGCGAAAAAGCGGAGTCTGGTCGAACAATTGTTTTAGCAACCGCCAGTCACCATAAGCTCGTTGAGGCGATCGCCGAACATTTACAAATTTTCGATGCTGTCTTTGCGACAAATGACAATCTCAACTTAAAAGGAACTAAAAAACGCAATTTACTCGTTGAAAAATTTGGCGAAAAAGGCTTTGACTACATAGGCGACTGCGAAGCGGATTTACCCGTATGGCAATCTGCCGAAGAAGCGTACATTGTTAGTTCCTCAGAGTCTTTTATCAAAAAAGTACAACAGCAATGCAACGTTATTGATGTCTTTCAATCTCGGCAAAAAAGTTATTTAGCGAGTCTCGCTAAAGCCCTGAGACCCTACCAATGGGTCAAAAATGTTCTGTTATTTCTACCACTACTAGGTTCTCATTTATACGGCGACTTAAGCCTCGTCATAGCAGTAGCAATGGCCTTTGCCATGTTTAGTCTGACGGCATCGAGTGTCTATCTTCTCAATGATTTAATCGATGTAAATGATGATCGCCACCACCACCGTAAGCGCAAAAGACCCTTTGCCTCTGGCGCAATTTCGCTATTAGATGGCTGGCTAATTTGGCCTTGTTTATTGGGGATAGCTTTTCTACTCGCATTTCTTCTTTTGCCCCCAGCATTTATGCTTGCGCTTGGTGCCTACTATTCTCTGACACTGACCTATTCTCTATTTCTCAAACGCCGTCCTTTAGTCGATGTCATTTCATTGGCTGCTTTATACACTCTGAGGATTATCGCCGGAGCTGCAGCAACGGGGATTGTGCCATCCTTTTGGCTTTTGGCATTTTCGATGTTTGTGTTTTTATCCCTTGCTTTTGTAAAGCGTTTTAGTGAGCTTTATGCGGCTAAGAAAAAAAATAAAGGCAAAAAATTACGGGGGCGGGGCTACTCTCAAGATGATTTAGAGCTGGTCTCCACCATGGGGATTACAAGTGCTTACATGTCGATTTTGGTTTTAGCCCTCTACATCCAAGACCCCAACACGATCAATACCTATGCTTCCCCTAAATTAATTTGGTTTGCTTGCCCTTTGATGTTGTATTGGGTTTCCCGGATTTGGTTGATTACCCATAGGGGACATATGCATGATGACCCCATTGTTTTTGCCCTTAAGGACAAAGCGAGCTGGGTGACGTTATTTAGTTTCCTTGCAGTTTTTGGGGTGGCACGGTTTGGGGGCAATCAACTGATACTCGGCCTATCAATGGTTGGTGTTTTGGTGGCGATCGCCACCGTTGTGTATCTTTCCGGCCACCTGTTGAGGAAGGCAAATAGAAACTCTGCTGGATTCCAAATTGCTGCACTGTATGGGCTTTTTGCGATTATCGCCACGACTGCCAATATTGGCACTCAAGCTTTAGTCATCACCATTTACACCGGCTCCTATGCTGTGACGCTATCGATCCTTGCCGGTACAGCCGTAGGTTTACCGATTAAATACATTTTGGATAAACTATACATTTTTAAATTTAAAGCGAAAAACTTGGCTCACGACAGCAATTTATTTTTCCTTTATGCCTTTATGAGTCTGTTTACAACGGCTTTATTTTGGGGGACAGAATATCTTTTTCATTGGCTTTTCCATACGGACGCAATGCGATACTTGGGAGGCGTTATCGGTTTGATGGCAGGTTATACCTTGAAATATAGTCTGGATAAACGCTTTGTTTTTGTTGATAAATCCCCAGCTTCACAGGAGAAATAA